The genomic window CAGCTCAAATTCCTCCGTCAACCCGATCACTTCTATTTCAACTACCTCAAAAAAGGAATCCTCCATTCCCGAACCATCATCAAAGAACTCGTCAACGCCCAACACCTAGATGAAATCTCCATTGTGGATAATGCCTCCACTGCCACCACAATTGTTCTTCAGCAAGCATCATGGGCTTTCCATGAAGGAAAGTTCAATAAAGGAGATGCTGTCGTCATGCTTCACTATGCTTACGGCTCCGTCAAGAAAGCTATTGAAGCGTACGTCACACGTGCTGGTGGTAGAGTCATCGAGGTTCCACTCGCTTTTCCCGTTAACTCCGAAGACGACATCATAAGAGAGTTCCGTCACGCGTTGGAAAAAGCAAAGAGCGAAGGTAGCAATACTAAAGTTAGATTGGCAGTTATCGATCACGTGACTTCTATGCCGAGCATGGTGATTCCGGTGAAAGAGTTAGTTAAGATTTGTAGAGAGGAAGGTGTTGAGCAAGTTTTCGTTGACGCGGCTCACGCGATTGGGTGCACACCGCGCGTTGATATGCAAGAGATTGGAGCTGATTTTTACGCAAGCAATATGCATAAGTGGTTTTTTTGTCCACCTTCGGTAGCATTTATCTACGCGCGTAAATCAGTTAATTCAGTTGATTTGCATCACCCTATCGTGTCACACCAGTACAGGAATGGATTAGCTATTGAAAGTTCATGGATTGGAAATAGAGACTATAGTTCTCAGTTAGTTGTTCCTGCTGTTATGGAATTTGTGAATAGATTTGAAGGTGGAATTGAAGGAATTAAAAAGAGGAACCATGATTGTGTTGTTGAGATGGGTGAGATGTTGGTGGAAGCTTGGGGGACACATCTTGGAACACCTCATCATATGAGTGCAAGTATGGTTATGGTTGGTTTGCCACCTTCTTTGAGGATTATGAATGATTGTGATGCTATTAATCTTAGGACACATTTGAGGGAGTTTTTTGGGGTTGAAGTACCTATTTATTTTAGAGATGGAGGGGAAGTTGGATGTGTAAGTGGATATGCTAGAATTTCTTATCAAGTGTATAATAAAGTTGATGATTATTACAAGTTTAGGGATGCAATTAACAAACTTGTAAGTGATGGATTCACTTGTGCTCTTCTTTCCACTTCAACTAATGGTAGTTTGCTTTACTAGCAATTACCATGTTCTTAGAAAATACAAcaattttaatgtatttggCAAATACTGAGTTTTAGTTGAATAAAACACTGCTTTTGTGATTGTCTCACACTATGTGGTGCTCAGTTTGTTGagattttaattatcaaatacGAGTATTTTGCAGTAATTGTTTGGAAATTTTCAAGCTTTGAGTAGTAGCTAGCTACCGTTCTATTCTATCTACCTAATTAAAAGTTTTGCtatgttattaaaaaatagaaatgatgaaaatgccaatctgtaaaaaaaatattgtacttACAAAGTTACACTAATGAGTATCATTAAGAGActgattaaataaatatatataaaaatatcgtTCGGAAAATTAGGATGACAAAACGGGTCAACTTGCCCCGTATCtaacaaaaaaagaatattttatgtAGTCAAAATATGTATCTATTGAGTCTATAAAAGTTATCATTCGAAAGTTCATAGAACATCATAAAATATCTAGAATAAGCCAACAagacaacaaaaattaaaagttaatgaGATCACATTCGAAAAATATTAGAAACATGAGCTTAAAGTCATAAAACTAgagtaatttaattaaaagagtttttctattttaagagTCATACGATTCAAAAAAAGTGGTTGATGTCATATTTGGCTAAAACATCGGCAATTTGATTGCCTTTGTGAAAAGTATGGCCCGCCAAAAATACTTTCATCTTTTACGGAACTTTCGTCAAACGGACTTACTTTCGCCCTAACTTTTCGTGTTTTGTATGGAACGACTAAGAAATGTGATTACCTAGACAATTCAGGATGGCAAATGACATCAATTGCAACTTTCAAGGGAAGGTCCTAATATCTCTCATTTGTTCTTTGTAGATGAGGTGCTCTTGTTCACGAAAGTCAAGCTTATTTAGCGCTAACCTTTGGTCATGTGGAGCATTTGGGTCTCGAGGAACAATTTCAACTTTGAAGGGATACATCCAATGAAGAGTTCAATTATTGTGACAATTTTCTCTCAACTTCAGGTTGCTAAGGAGGTGTTTGGTGAGCCTTCCTTCCCTTTTGCTCAGCTTGTGCCTAGGGCCGATTGGCAGAAGGTCGACAGAGATACTATGATGAATCTAAGAAAGGCGGGTTTTAGTGATTTGGTTAGACGCCATGGCAGTCCAACGTGCTTCATGCGGAAATCCAAACTCTAAAAGGGTAttaaactttgttttttttttgttacacagGGTATTAAACTCTGTTGGCAAGCAAgatttagtaatattttttattttccgaCCTTATGCACGGTAATAATCACTTCAACCATTACACTAATTTGTTGAAGATTATTAAaaattacttaacaaaataatGAATCTTCATGATTCATCACATTCATCACACTCTTCGTGAATAGAAAACTTACGtgaatattttagaaaaaaaatgaaagcaaATCATTTCGAGTCTATAATCATGGTTCTAGATCCCCATCTTTTTCACGAAATTAGTTTATTTCAGTTGATTTTTcgtttgttttttcttatataatcaaataaaaaatttacaaaccTATTTTATATTTGAGATTTAAAAACAACAGGGATTTTCAATCCAAAGCCCAACCCACTTAATTTTGAAGAAGCCCTTCTTAAAACAAACCCAtcataacaaacaaaaacacaaaaacaataaaactcAGCAGTTTGTAGTAtcagaaacaaaaaacaaagtttGAGTCACAGCAATGAACTCAACTGCCCGGAAAACAGAGGCGGAATCCGTCGTCTTCCGCCGCCACAAACAGTGACAAAGCCGTTCACTTTTCCCTTCAAAATCTCTCGAATTCGATTCCAGTGCACCACAGAATTAACGCAGCAGATTTTCACACCGCACCGTCATTCCCCAATTTGGCGCTAAAGCGGCGCAATTAGCAACCTAGGTTagggttaatgatgatttttcaaATTAGCCATTCAAATTCataaattattgaaatttaTGCTATCCATTATGATTTAATTGTCTTCTTAGTCATAGTTTTACATGTTTTAGTTATTTGggaattattataatttttaaatttgggatttttaaatttgttgataaaaagatgatatttttatgtgttaggTCATGGCTGATAAGAAGACAATTGCAATTTGTCAGTCAGGAGGCAAATTTGAAACTGCAAATGATGGTACTTTGTTATATAAAGGTGGTGATGCTCATGCTATGGATATTGATGATCAAATGAAATTTATAGATTTTAAGGCTGAAATAGCAGAAATGTTTAGTTTTAATGTTAGTAACATTGCTATCAAGTATTTTCTTCCTGGTAACAAGACTACTCTCATTTCAATTTCCAATGATAAGGATTTACAAAGAATGGTTAAGTTTCATCGTGATTCGAGTACTGTTGAAATCTATATCTTTGTTGAAGAGCCACTTGCACTTGAGGTCTCAACCTTGCCTGCCAGTAGGTAGTTTCTTTGTTTCTATGCTGATATATTTCTTTGGTATTTCATTGGGGCTTTCTAgtgtttaattttgttatttcgGTGTTTTTTAGGTCGAGTAGAACAACTTTGTCTGAAACAGTGTTGCCGATTAATACCATTTTGAATCCAGATCCTGATTATGCTCTACCTGTTGCTTCTCATGATACCATTCAAATGGATACAGATATGGATATCCCTCCTTTGTTGAGTCTTTCGTCAAATGAGGAGAAGCTTGCTAAAGGGGCACAACAATGGCAGAATACTATCACTGGTGTAGGTCAAAGGTTCAACAGTGTACATGAATTTCGAGAGTCGTTGCGTAAATTTGCTATTGCTCATCAGTTTgcttttaaatataaaaagaatgaTAGTCATCGAGTGACTGTTAAATGCAAAGCGGAAGGTTGTCCTTGGAGAATTCATGCGTCGAGGCTGTCAAGTACTCAGTTGATATGCATAAAAAAGATGAATTCAGAACATACATGTGAAGGGGCTGCTGGAACAACAGGGCATCAAGCAACTAGGAGTTGGGTGGCTAGTATTATCAAGGAAAAGTTGAAAGCTTTTCCAGACTACAAGCCCAAGGATATTGTCAATGACATCAAGCAGGAATATGGAATTCAACTTAACTACTTTCAGGCATGGCGTGGGAAAGAGATTGCAAAGGAGCAGCTTCAGGGTTCTTATAAAGAGGCGTATAGTCAGTTACCTTTCTTCTGTGAAAAATTAATGGAGTCTAATCCTGGAAGTCTAGCTTTGTACACTACTAAGGAAGACTCGAGCTTTGATCGTCTCTTTGTAGCATTTCATGCTTCGCTGTATGGCTTTCAACAAGGTTGTCGACCACTGATTTTCCTTGATAGCATTCCACTGAAGTCAAAATACCAAGGGGCGTTGTTAGCTGCAACAGCTGCTGATGCAGACGATGGTTTATTCCCTGTTGCTTTTGCCATTGTTGACGCTGAATCTGATGATAGTTGGCATTGGTTCTTGCTTCAACTCAAATCAGAGCTATCAACATCTGTTCCCATAACATTTGTAGCTGACAAAGAAAATGGACTGAAAAATTCGATTGCTGAGATATTTGAAGGTTCATTTCATGCGTACTGCCTGCGATACTTAACTGAGCAACTTTTTAGAGACTTGAAAGAGCAGTATTCTCATGAGGTAAAGCGACTCATGATTGAGGATTTATATGCTGCTGCTTATGCACCCAAACCAGAAGGCTTTCAGAACTGCATGGAGAACTTAAAAAGGATTTCTGTAGAAGCTTATGATTGGATAATGCAAAGTGATCCCCAGAACTGGGCAAATTCATTCTTTCAGGGTACTAGGTATAATCACATGACTTCAAACTTTGGGGAGCTGTTCTACTGTTGGGCATCAGAAGCGGATGATTTACCAATAACACAGATGGTTGATGTTATTAGGAGTAAGATTACAGAGTTGATTATTACCAGAAAGGCAGAATCCGATCCGTGGTCGACTAGGCTGAGTCCATCCATGGAAGAGAAGCTTAAAAAGGAAAGTCAAAATAGTCCTTCACTTCAAGTTATATTATCTGCCGATAGTACATACGAAGTTTGTGGTGTCACGACTGAGTTAGTCGATATTGACAGGTGGGAATGTAGTTGCAAAACCTGGCAGCTAAGTGGGGTACCATGCTGCCATGCCATTGCGGTCATTGTTGCGATAGGCCGGTCTGTTTATGATTTTTGCTCTAGATACTGTACAACTGAAAGCTACAGATTGACTTACTCCCAATGTATAAATCCGATTGTGAATATGGATGTACCGGCTGCAATAGAGCCTTTGGTAACAGTAACACCTCCTCCCACCCGACGACCACCGGGCCGACCAGCTACAAAACGATATGGGTCTCAAGACATAGTCAAGCGTGATCTACATTGCAGCCGATGCAAGGGACTAGGGCACAACAAGTCTACTTGCAAGGAGGAATTATATCTCAATAATACTTGAAAGGAGGAATTATAGTGCTGGACACAGTAAGTGTCATCTTCCTTTGAGTTTACACCCCACTCCCAATCTTTTGGATTGCAAATAGTGGTGATTAACTAATTATTATTTACCCTTTTGAATTTTATAACAGAGTTTGAACTAAGGATTGATGGCAAAGGAAGCTGTACAATAAGTTGAGCTTAATAGTACTTAGAGTTAAGAATAGTAGTacttagatttatttttttaataaagaagaatagCACTTGGTTTGTTATTCTCTTGCAGTTGTATTGCTAGTCTAAGTTCGATGATGTAAATTATTAACTTCATTAGTTGTTGTACTTGGAAACCATTTTGGCctaatttgtttgaaatttaacTATCCAGATTTGACATATTTGAGTGGCAAATAAAATAAGCGCAGGACCACTCTATCCTCCAATCCTATAACTATGTAAAGTAAACTCCAATTCTGTAACTATGTAAATATTGAGTTAGGAActttatttctcaaaataaatggatttttttttttgttcttgcaTGTTTTTGGAGGTACTACATATTTAAATTTAGACGAATGCATTCAGCCTGCACAAATCTGGTGAGTATTTTAGATGCATACATTGGACTGATGTTAGAGGTGGAAAAAGTAGTGTTGATGTTTGTTTGAGCTTTTCCAAATCTAAACTGTCACATTTTGTGTGAATCAAAGTTTCACTTCCTCTCCTTTTGATAacaacaaaattattaattaaataataaacacAAATTAGAAAATTATGTTAAGATTTCGTTCATTTGGATAGATTTATATTTGAGAGACTCAAACCCTTTTCTCTTGTAGTTCTACCGCCCCACCCACCTCTTTGTTTCCACCTTCCAACATCCAAACAACAACCGCAAAGATCTAGAGATAAGAGGTGGGGGTGCGAAGTTTCCAAACCGTGTCACCTATAACCTCTTaggcagtgttttaaaaaccggaccggaccggccggtcgaaccggtcggaccgtgaaccggagGGGTCACCGAGTTGGTTCGTTAACTGGACCGGACATGTAATcaaaccggtgtgaaccggacAAAACCGGAAAAACCGGACAAAACCGGTGACTCGGCGGTTTTCAAACCCGGCCGGTTTAAatgcatatttaaaaaaaaaaaaaaaaaagtataacccAAACATTTTTACGGTCAAAACATggagaagaaattaaatagaaaatgaaCAAAGGAAGTGAAGATTTAGAAGAATTTTTCAGTTTTCTAAAAAAAGAACAATATATGAAACTGAACAGATCTAGAAGAAATTAAATAGAAACAAAGAAAGTGAAGATTAAAACTGTAACATAGATTAATCTTGTAATTTTAGAGTCAAAATTCTCTTTGTTTCATGATGATTTTATTACTTCTCATAAGTATAATAATGTATGTTATGGGAACAGAAGTAGAAACAGGGAAGAGAAAAGTGAAGAAGAAAACTGATGGACCAGAAGAAGTGGTAGGCGGCTACAAGAATAATAATGATTATTAGGGTTGTATGACTTGTCTCAATTGGTGGTTTTATTTCAAGGCCATTGGGTTCTTTTTTTTAGGcccatatattattttttaagcaCAGCCCATATACAATAATGAGAGAAGTGGGTATTGAGTTGACTTATATTACTGTTCTTTTTTATTAGAATGAGTACTATTCTAATACTCACACttatcattgaattttttttataatagaacGTGGGGATATTTAAAGTTTTAAACCATAGAGTGGGGGAAATTTAAACCATTATTAGGGAGAAACAAATTACTTAAAAACTTGCTCAACTTTCTTACACCAtctacttttttattaaaataaattagaaaatagAAATGACTTTATTCAAAActtatttgtatttgtattttattttgtactaTATTATTGTAAGTATAATGACAatgtttaaaatttgaatttaaataataaacttGTGAAATtatgacattttaaaattttcataactTTTTAGAGTGTGAGTCATCCGGTTCGACTAGTTTATtaactatatagttttattatagaTACCGGTTTATTCAACCGGTTTATCCGGTTTAGTCgtgcggttcgaccagtgacccagtggttcgaccaatgaaccaatGAACCAGTACTCTTACCGGTttgatgaccggtccggtttttaaaacactgctctTAGGGGTTGTCGAACCTCCGGTTTGTTTTTCACCTATGCCGCCGTCTCATGTTAGGTTGTGAAGGTTAGTGTTTGTGATTGATCCCTCTCATTTCGTGAAGATCTCGTGTTTTGTTTTATTCTGGTTGGATGGTTTTGATCTGTTTGTCTGCTTAGATTTGAATATACCTTGGTGGTTCTTTTAGCTAGGGATGAGCATCATGGATAAACCAAAATAACCGTCCATAACCAATCCATAACAAAATATCATAATCGGATATTAAAACCAAATATCATAACCGATTTGGTTTTCACAAAACCGGTTATGTCCATAACCAACCACTTTTATAACCGGTTTTTGGTTTTGAAAACtgatttttgatttaataacttttttttttcaaaaccgGTTTTTTAGTGAAAATCCagttttcatttgtttttggtcaaaagaatccaattttctatttttcttgttgtgaaaaaataaaataaaattggttgtttatatattttctatttttcgacaaatgtttatatattttctatataactaattaataacaaaataagAATCCAACACATATATACTAGAGTAAATTTGTAAGAAACCAATCACATAAGATATTCATAGTGTATCTTGAAAGTTATGTTATCAATTATCCCAACATCATATTGGTAAAATACATCATACTTAAATCAACTAAATTTGAATTGCATCATACGTAAATCAAGTAAATTTGAATTGcataagaaaaataagaatgaCACTATAGTCATTGAAAAGCACACAAGTGGTGAGAAAGGCAAATCTGCCTATACATGGTCAAATTGATAAAGTAGCTGCATATACATGGTCAAATTGATAAGTAGATAGCTTTATGGCCATTGCATATACATGGTCAAATTGATAAGGAGATAGCTTTATAGCCATTGAAGAAActttagtgtgtgtttggttgtgCGGTGAAGAGAATTGAGTTTGTGagaattgagtttgagagaattgattttggttaaaagtgagttgaacaaaattgatttatgtttggatacgtTTTTGTAAAAGTAATTTTCATCAATTCCTATTATTTGGataatttaaatcaaaattgtttttggaGTGGCTAATTACCAAAAAgggttttaaatttaattaacaaTCGACAACAGtaaaaaacaaattacaaatatatataaacaaaaatcattaaGCCCAgcccaattaaaaaaaataatggaataATATTGTTCTCCAAAGTCTTCCATTACGTGTACTCTCTTCCATTTCTCCGTAACCTTCACCATTTTCTCCAAAACCTTCATTTACTTCtaccatttatatttatttcccGGTCTCTTATTGCTCATTTGGTTCTCTAATATCTCAATATTATTCTCTCATTGTACAATTTCTCCATCACATAATATTTGTGCAATTACAATttacaaaggaaaaaaaaaaccagatcTGTGTGATTGTGGGTTTCTGAATGAAAGACTATCATCTAGCTAGGTGTGAATCTGGGTgatgtgaagaagaagaatatttATGGCTATTTTGAAGGACAACATGGGAATAAAGAGAAATTGAGCAACTGTCATCTAACATTAAAGTTTGAACTCGCGATGATCTGACGTAGAAGCTTGGATTTCCAGCTTCAATCAAACTCACGTTTTGGCCCTGAAAGCACGTCCGCAGAATCACGTTTGAGTTTATCCAAACATCATAGAAAAAGTTGAACTCGCGTTTGGAGAGAAAAACGCGTGTTTGGCGACTATAAACGCGCAACTAAACAGATACTTAGTGACCAACCAGAACAAATTTAAAGCAGATCAAAACATGGAAGATAATGATTTAGAGGACAATCCGGCAAATGATAAAGAGAGTACAATGGTGCCTACTATGTAAGCTTATGGCATTTTAGTTGCATGCAATCCAACAAATTATGTTCTTATCCCTGGCATAAAGTCTCGGTAATATAACGCGGATACAAAAAACTTTCAAGAAACTAAATGTGTAGGAAAGACATGATACCTTAAATCTTCATCAATATTGACACAAGTATTAACTCCATCAGATAAGTTTTGCGAAAACACATctgaaaaaaatactattaaacaaatattattcATTTAACCTTCAATGCATAATTTAAATATCATTTAACCTTACCTCACTCAATTTTCTCAAGATCTTCCGTATCTTCTTGGGTAGGCAATGATGTAGGTGATCCGCCAAGCCAATCTTCTGTGCAAATAAGTGCTTCCACAATTTGAGTACTTAGGCGACTACGATACTCATCAAGCACTTGTCCTCCGGTACTGAAGGCAGATTCATATGCCACTTTAGAGACAGGTATAACTAACAAATCCCTTACAATGTTAGCTAGGATTGACAATTGACTTGAATGCACCTTCCAATAGTTCAAGATAACGAAGTTAGGACTATCTTCTTCTAACTCATCATTAAAGTACTTAAGTAATTCAGATTTGAAGCCACTTGGATTGACAATATCAATTGATTGCAAAGTTGATTGCAAAAACTGACCATAATAATAGTTGGGATTACCAATTTGTCCCACATATTTGGTTGGTTCAGACTCACCTACTCCACCACCAACACTATTATTATACTCTTATGgctttcaaattcaaatctaaTTTTTTCTACAATGCATCAGCCTCAAGTTTAACAAAGTTTATTTCAATAAACCAATTTGCATACACCATTTTCTGCCTAAGGTTTAATACAAAAGAAATTAGCAACATGTTAAATTTCTCGTAACCTCCCCAATACTTATCATACTTCTCCCTCATATTTAA from Trifolium pratense cultivar HEN17-A07 linkage group LG1, ARS_RC_1.1, whole genome shotgun sequence includes these protein-coding regions:
- the LOC123886010 gene encoding probable L-cysteine desulfhydrase, chloroplastic; translated protein: MAFHDQNHKNGNLSKKPKLCISPITDAEIQSEFSHHDPNIARLNNGAFGCCPSSVLAAQHELQLKFLRQPDHFYFNYLKKGILHSRTIIKELVNAQHLDEISIVDNASTATTIVLQQASWAFHEGKFNKGDAVVMLHYAYGSVKKAIEAYVTRAGGRVIEVPLAFPVNSEDDIIREFRHALEKAKSEGSNTKVRLAVIDHVTSMPSMVIPVKELVKICREEGVEQVFVDAAHAIGCTPRVDMQEIGADFYASNMHKWFFCPPSVAFIYARKSVNSVDLHHPIVSHQYRNGLAIESSWIGNRDYSSQLVVPAVMEFVNRFEGGIEGIKKRNHDCVVEMGEMLVEAWGTHLGTPHHMSASMVMVGLPPSLRIMNDCDAINLRTHLREFFGVEVPIYFRDGGEVGCVSGYARISYQVYNKVDDYYKFRDAINKLVSDGFTCALLSTSTNGSLLY
- the LOC123886061 gene encoding uncharacterized protein LOC123886061 isoform X2 translates to MDTDMDIPPLLSLSSNEEKLAKGAQQWQNTITGVGQRFNSVHEFRESLRKFAIAHQFAFKYKKNDSHRVTVKCKAEGCPWRIHASRLSSTQLICIKKMNSEHTCEGAAGTTGHQATRSWVASIIKEKLKAFPDYKPKDIVNDIKQEYGIQLNYFQAWRGKEIAKEQLQGSYKEAYSQLPFFCEKLMESNPGSLALYTTKEDSSFDRLFVAFHASLYGFQQGCRPLIFLDSIPLKSKYQGALLAATAADADDGLFPVAFAIVDAESDDSWHWFLLQLKSELSTSVPITFVADKENGLKNSIAEIFEGSFHAYCLRYLTEQLFRDLKEQYSHEVKRLMIEDLYAAAYAPKPEGFQNCMENLKRISVEAYDWIMQSDPQNWANSFFQGTRYNHMTSNFGELFYCWASEADDLPITQMVDVIRSKITELIITRKAESDPWSTRLSPSMEEKLKKESQNSPSLQVILSADSTYEVCGVTTELVDIDRWECSCKTWQLSGVPCCHAIAVIVAIGRSVYDFCSRYCTTESYRLTYSQCINPIVNMDVPAAIEPLVTVTPPPTRRPPGRPATKRYGSQDIVKRDLHCSRCKGLGHNKSTCKEELYLNNT
- the LOC123886061 gene encoding uncharacterized protein LOC123886061 isoform X1 codes for the protein MADKKTIAICQSGGKFETANDGTLLYKGGDAHAMDIDDQMKFIDFKAEIAEMFSFNVSNIAIKYFLPGNKTTLISISNDKDLQRMVKFHRDSSTVEIYIFVEEPLALEVSTLPASRSSRTTLSETVLPINTILNPDPDYALPVASHDTIQMDTDMDIPPLLSLSSNEEKLAKGAQQWQNTITGVGQRFNSVHEFRESLRKFAIAHQFAFKYKKNDSHRVTVKCKAEGCPWRIHASRLSSTQLICIKKMNSEHTCEGAAGTTGHQATRSWVASIIKEKLKAFPDYKPKDIVNDIKQEYGIQLNYFQAWRGKEIAKEQLQGSYKEAYSQLPFFCEKLMESNPGSLALYTTKEDSSFDRLFVAFHASLYGFQQGCRPLIFLDSIPLKSKYQGALLAATAADADDGLFPVAFAIVDAESDDSWHWFLLQLKSELSTSVPITFVADKENGLKNSIAEIFEGSFHAYCLRYLTEQLFRDLKEQYSHEVKRLMIEDLYAAAYAPKPEGFQNCMENLKRISVEAYDWIMQSDPQNWANSFFQGTRYNHMTSNFGELFYCWASEADDLPITQMVDVIRSKITELIITRKAESDPWSTRLSPSMEEKLKKESQNSPSLQVILSADSTYEVCGVTTELVDIDRWECSCKTWQLSGVPCCHAIAVIVAIGRSVYDFCSRYCTTESYRLTYSQCINPIVNMDVPAAIEPLVTVTPPPTRRPPGRPATKRYGSQDIVKRDLHCSRCKGLGHNKSTCKEELYLNNT